In Lathamus discolor isolate bLatDis1 chromosome 1, bLatDis1.hap1, whole genome shotgun sequence, the following are encoded in one genomic region:
- the WBP2NL gene encoding postacrosomal sheath WW domain-binding protein isoform X1: MALNRHHSQQGGVVIPNAESVLKHCKDVELSFSDVTGKPEAFRGTKKGMLYLTPYRMIFVSKGKDPMLSFMMPFYLMKGCSIEQPVFSANYIKGQIQAEAGGGWEGQGTFKLTFNSGGAIEFGQLMLKAASSASSGIPLQNPGYGYTPFPGGYAPTPPAPEGYAAPPPPNGPYPYAPPPMNAYGPAPQPMGYPYAQSPGIYPPLPNMSPMFVPPPLPPYSGPSPAGPSGPAASLGPGMPGDSRAMEATSSAYYNSANPHNVYMPVDQPPPYTPPEDKKNN; this comes from the exons ATGGCGCTGAACAGGCACCACTCGCAGCAGGGTGGCGTCGTCATCCCCAATGCCGAGAG TGTTCTCAAACACTGTAAAGATGTGGAGCTCTCCTTCAGTGACGTGACGGGCAAGCCTGAAGCCTTCAGAGGCACCAAGAAGGGGATGCTTTATCTCACCCCTTACAGA ATGATCTTTGTGTCAAAGGGGAAGGATCCTATGCTGTCTTTCATGATGCCATTTTATTTGATGAAAGGATGCTCAATTGAGCAGCCTGTTTTCTCTGCCAATTACATCAAAGGACAGATCCAGGCGGAGGCTGGAG GTggctgggaagggcaggggacATTTAAACTGACTTTCAACAGTGGAGGAGCCATTGAGTTTGGACAGCTGATGCTCAAAGCTGCCTCTAGTG CTTCCAGTGGCATTCCTCTCCAGAACCCTGGCTATGGCTATACACCTTTTCCTGGAGGATATGCACCCACCCCACCTGCTCCTGAGGGCTATGCAGCTCCTCCACCACCAAACGGACCATATCCTTATGCACCACCTCCGATGAATGCCTATGGACCTGCTCCACAGCCCATGGGATATCCATATGCCCAGAGTCCAG GTATTTACCCACCACTTCCCAACATGAGCCCCATGTTTGTGCCACCTCCTCTGCCCCCCTACTCTGGGCcgtctcctgcaggaccctcAGGTCCCGCAGCCTCGCTGGGCCCAGGGATGCCAG GAGACAGTAGGGCCATGGAAGCCACTTCCAGTGCGTATTACAACTCTGCCAACCCACACAATGTATACATGCCTGTG GATCAGCCACCTCCTTATACACCTCCTGAGGATAAGAAGAACAACTAG
- the SEPTIN3 gene encoding neuronal-specific septin-3 isoform X3 codes for MSELVPEPRQKPVVPMKPMNINANLLGYIGIDTIIEQMRKKTMKIGFDFNIMVVGQSGLGKSTLVNTLFKSQVSRKSSGWNREEKIPKTVEIKAIGHVIEEGGVKMKLTVIDTPGFGDQINNENCWEPIEKYINEQYEKFLKEEVNIARKKRIPDTRVHCCLYFISPTGHSLRPLDLEFMKHLSKVVNIIPVIAKADTMTLEEKTEFKQRVRKELEVNGIEFYPQKEFDEDLEDKTENDKIRQESMPFAVVGSDKEYQVNGKRVLGRKTPWGIIEVENLTHCEFALLRDFVIRTHLQDLKEVTHNIHYETYRAKRLNDNGGLPPMTVETEENHESNL; via the exons ATGTCTGAGCTGGTCCCAGAGCCACGACAAAAACCAGTTGTGCCAATGAAACCCATGAACATTAACGCCAATTTGTTGGGCTACATCGGTATAGACACCATCATTGAGCAGATGCGGAAGAAAACTATGAAGATAGGTTTCGACTTCAACATCATGGTTGTAG GTCAGAGTGGACTCGGAAAATCGACATTGGTGAACACCCTCTTCAAATCCCAGGTGAGCCGCAAATCTTCAGGATGGAACCGGGAGGAGAAGATCCCCAAGACGGTGGAGATCAAAGCCATTGGGCATG TCATCGAAGAAGGCGGTGTCAAAATGAAGCTGACAGTGATTGACACACCAGGATTTGGGGACCAGATCAACAACGAGAACTG CTGGGAGCCTATTGAGAAATACATCAATGAGCAATATGAAAAATTTCTGAAAGAGGAGGTGAACATTGCAAGGAAGAAACGAATTCCAGACACACGAGTGCACTGCTGCCTCTACTTCATCTCCCCCACAGGCCACTC CCTGCGGCCTTTGGACCTGGAGTTTATGAAACACCTCAGCAAAGTAGTGAACATCATCCCAGTTATTGCCAAGGCTGACACCATGACCTTGGAGGAAAAGACTGAATTCAAACAAAGA GTACGCAAAGAGCTAGAAGTAAATGGGATCGAGTTTTACCCCCAGAAAGAATTCGATGAGGACTTGGAGGATAAAACAGAGAATGACAAAATCAGG CAGGAAAGCATGCCCTTTGCAGTAGTGGGCAGCGACAAGGAATACCAAGTGAATGGCAAAAGAGTCCTGGGCAGGAAAACACCCTGGGGAATCATTGAAG TGGAAAACCTGACTCACTGTGAATTTGCCCTACTTCGAGATTTTGTCATCAG GACTCACCTTCAGGACCTGAAAGAAGTGACCCACAACATCCACTATGAGACCTACAGGGCCAAGCGGCTGAATGACAACGGAGGGCTGCCCCCCATGACTGTCGAGACAGAGGAAAACCACGAAAGTAACCTGTGA
- the SEPTIN3 gene encoding neuronal-specific septin-3 isoform X2, translating into MFKGPVENKNEAAMSELVPEPRQKPVVPMKPMNINANLLGYIGIDTIIEQMRKKTMKIGFDFNIMVVGQSGLGKSTLVNTLFKSQVSRKSSGWNREEKIPKTVEIKAIGHVIEEGGVKMKLTVIDTPGFGDQINNENCWEPIEKYINEQYEKFLKEEVNIARKKRIPDTRVHCCLYFISPTGHSLRPLDLEFMKHLSKVVNIIPVIAKADTMTLEEKTEFKQRVRKELEVNGIEFYPQKEFDEDLEDKTENDKIRQESMPFAVVGSDKEYQVNGKRVLGRKTPWGIIEVENLTHCEFALLRDFVIRTHLQDLKEVTHNIHYETYRAKRLNDNGGLPPMTVETEENHESNL; encoded by the exons GACCAGTGGAGAACAAAAACGAAGCAGCCATGTCTGAGCTGGTCCCAGAGCCACGACAAAAACCAGTTGTGCCAATGAAACCCATGAACATTAACGCCAATTTGTTGGGCTACATCGGTATAGACACCATCATTGAGCAGATGCGGAAGAAAACTATGAAGATAGGTTTCGACTTCAACATCATGGTTGTAG GTCAGAGTGGACTCGGAAAATCGACATTGGTGAACACCCTCTTCAAATCCCAGGTGAGCCGCAAATCTTCAGGATGGAACCGGGAGGAGAAGATCCCCAAGACGGTGGAGATCAAAGCCATTGGGCATG TCATCGAAGAAGGCGGTGTCAAAATGAAGCTGACAGTGATTGACACACCAGGATTTGGGGACCAGATCAACAACGAGAACTG CTGGGAGCCTATTGAGAAATACATCAATGAGCAATATGAAAAATTTCTGAAAGAGGAGGTGAACATTGCAAGGAAGAAACGAATTCCAGACACACGAGTGCACTGCTGCCTCTACTTCATCTCCCCCACAGGCCACTC CCTGCGGCCTTTGGACCTGGAGTTTATGAAACACCTCAGCAAAGTAGTGAACATCATCCCAGTTATTGCCAAGGCTGACACCATGACCTTGGAGGAAAAGACTGAATTCAAACAAAGA GTACGCAAAGAGCTAGAAGTAAATGGGATCGAGTTTTACCCCCAGAAAGAATTCGATGAGGACTTGGAGGATAAAACAGAGAATGACAAAATCAGG CAGGAAAGCATGCCCTTTGCAGTAGTGGGCAGCGACAAGGAATACCAAGTGAATGGCAAAAGAGTCCTGGGCAGGAAAACACCCTGGGGAATCATTGAAG TGGAAAACCTGACTCACTGTGAATTTGCCCTACTTCGAGATTTTGTCATCAG GACTCACCTTCAGGACCTGAAAGAAGTGACCCACAACATCCACTATGAGACCTACAGGGCCAAGCGGCTGAATGACAACGGAGGGCTGCCCCCCATGACTGTCGAGACAGAGGAAAACCACGAAAGTAACCTGTGA
- the WBP2NL gene encoding postacrosomal sheath WW domain-binding protein isoform X2, translated as MALNRHHSQQGGVVIPNAESVLKHCKDVELSFSDVTGKPEAFRGTKKGMLYLTPYRMIFVSKGKDPMLSFMMPFYLMKGCSIEQPVFSANYIKGQIQAEAGASSGIPLQNPGYGYTPFPGGYAPTPPAPEGYAAPPPPNGPYPYAPPPMNAYGPAPQPMGYPYAQSPGIYPPLPNMSPMFVPPPLPPYSGPSPAGPSGPAASLGPGMPGDSRAMEATSSAYYNSANPHNVYMPVDQPPPYTPPEDKKNN; from the exons ATGGCGCTGAACAGGCACCACTCGCAGCAGGGTGGCGTCGTCATCCCCAATGCCGAGAG TGTTCTCAAACACTGTAAAGATGTGGAGCTCTCCTTCAGTGACGTGACGGGCAAGCCTGAAGCCTTCAGAGGCACCAAGAAGGGGATGCTTTATCTCACCCCTTACAGA ATGATCTTTGTGTCAAAGGGGAAGGATCCTATGCTGTCTTTCATGATGCCATTTTATTTGATGAAAGGATGCTCAATTGAGCAGCCTGTTTTCTCTGCCAATTACATCAAAGGACAGATCCAGGCGGAGGCTGGAG CTTCCAGTGGCATTCCTCTCCAGAACCCTGGCTATGGCTATACACCTTTTCCTGGAGGATATGCACCCACCCCACCTGCTCCTGAGGGCTATGCAGCTCCTCCACCACCAAACGGACCATATCCTTATGCACCACCTCCGATGAATGCCTATGGACCTGCTCCACAGCCCATGGGATATCCATATGCCCAGAGTCCAG GTATTTACCCACCACTTCCCAACATGAGCCCCATGTTTGTGCCACCTCCTCTGCCCCCCTACTCTGGGCcgtctcctgcaggaccctcAGGTCCCGCAGCCTCGCTGGGCCCAGGGATGCCAG GAGACAGTAGGGCCATGGAAGCCACTTCCAGTGCGTATTACAACTCTGCCAACCCACACAATGTATACATGCCTGTG GATCAGCCACCTCCTTATACACCTCCTGAGGATAAGAAGAACAACTAG
- the NAGA gene encoding alpha-N-acetylgalactosaminidase → MGPAVLSGLPLALALALALPSAALENGLALTPPMGWLAWERFRCNVDCRADPRNCISETLFFEMADRLAEDGWRELGYKYINIDDCWSAKKRDAAGQLVPDPERFPRGIKALADYVHARGLKLGIYGDLGTLTCGGYPGTTLDRVKQDAQTFAEWGVDMLKLDGCYSSGEEQAEGYPEMARALNATGHPIVYSCSWPAYQGGLPPKVNYTILAEVCNLWRNYDDIQDSWDSVLSILDWFFANQDVLQPAAGPGHWNDPDMLVIGNFGLSYEQSRSQMALWTVMAAPLLMSTDLRTISPSAREILQNRLMIQINQDPLGIQGRRIVKEKSLIEVFLRPLSQGASALVFFSRRADIPYVYTTSLAKLHFPEDAVYEVQDVYSGEIIRGLKTGDNFSVTVNPSGVVMWYLYPVAQPWRIVRQQAPREGFRPVLL, encoded by the exons ATGGGGCCGGCGGTGCTCAGCGGGCTGCCCTTGGCCCTGGCCTTGGCCCTGGCGCTGCCCTCGGCGGCCCTGGAGAACGGTCTGGCGCTCACCCCCCCCATGGGCTGGCTGGCCTGGGAGAGGTTCCGCTGCAATGTGGACTGCCGGGCGGACCCTCGCAACTGCATCAG CGAGACGCTGTTCTTCGAGATGGCCGACCGCCTGGCCGAGGATGgctggagggagctgggctACAAGTACATCAACATCGACGACTGCTGGTCTGCCAAGAAGCGGGATGCGGCGGGACAGCTGGTGCCCGACCCCGAGAGGTTTCCCAGGGGGATTAAAGCTCTGGCTGATTAC GTCCATGCCCGGGGCCTAAAGCTGGGCATTTACGGCGACCTGGGCACACTCACCTGCGGGGGCTACCCGGGCACCACACTGGACCGCGTGAAGCAGGACGCCCAGACCTTTGCAGAGTGGGGTGTGGACATGCTGAAGCTGGACGGGTGCTACTCATcaggagaggagcaggcagagg GCTACCCAGAAATGGCGAGGGCCTTGAACGCCACGGGCCACCCCATCGTCTACTCCTGCAGCTGGCCAGCCTATCAGGGGGGGCTCCCCCCCAAG GTGAACTACACCATCCTGGCAGAGGTCTGCAACCTGTGGCGTAACTACGACGACATCCAGGACTCCTGGGACAGTGTGCTTTCCATCCTGGACTGGTTCTTCGCAAATCAGGAcgtgctgcagccagcagctggccCTGGCCACTGGAATGACCCAGACATG CTCGTCATTGGAAACTTTGGCCTTAGCTACGAGCAGTCGCGCTCCCAAATGGCCTTGTGGACAGTGATGGCAGCTCCGCTCCTCATGTCCACGGATCTCCGCACCATCTCCCCGAGCGCCAGGGAGATCCTGCAGAACCGCCTGATGATCCAGATCAACCAGGACCCCCTGGGAATCCAAGGGCGCAGGATTGTCAAG GAGAAGTCCCTCATTGAGGTGTTCCTGCGCCCGCTGTCCCAGGGTGCCAGTGCCCTTGTCTTCTTCAGCCGGAGGGCAGACATACCCTACGTCTACACCACTAGCCTGGCCAAGCTCCATTTCCCTGAGGATGCTGTGTATGAG GTACAAGACGTGTACAGTGGGGAGATCATCAGAGGCTTGAAGACGGGGGACAACTTCTCAGTCACTGTTAACCCCTCGGGGGTGGTGATGTGGTACCTGTACCCTGTGGCACAGCCCTGGCGCATTGTCAGACAGCAAGCCCCCCGCGAGGGTTTCCGCCCGGTCCTCCTGTGA
- the PHETA2 gene encoding sesquipedalian-2, whose translation MKLNERSVAHYATCDSPTDHAGFLRKRVEKHHHHAHHHHATSYQRRWFVLKGNLLFYFEERESREPVGLVVLEGCTVELCEAAEEFAFAIRFDDAGARAYVLVADGQAAMEAWVKALSRASFDYMRLVVRELEKQLEEACKSLAACRQSPRRSSSSRKRHLSNPALLPLQEKPAVLENGYSTWGSGGAVPGGATCPDRDGGQAKPPPLPPRRRSAASSAAGSPAPGLSPGMTESPVSPETACFSKLHGWMWISWACMMRLFGWPKPAARLKWRH comes from the exons ATGAAGCTGAATGAGCGGAGTGTGGCCCACTACGCTACCTGCGACTCACCCACCGACCATGCCGGCTTCCTCCGCAAGCGCGTGGAGAAGCATCACCACCATGCCCATCACCACCATGCCACCTCCTACCAGCGCCGCTGGTTCGTCCTCAAGGGCAACCTCCTTTTCTACTTCGAGGAGCGGGAGAGCCGGGAGCCCGtggggctggtggtgctggagggCTGCACCGTGGAGCTGTGCGAGGCTGCTGAGGAGTTTGCCTTCGCCATCCGCTTTGATGATGCTGGTGCCAGGGCTTATGTGCTGGTGGCCGATGGGCAGGCTGCCATGGAAGCCTGGGTGAAGGCTCTGTCACGGGCTAGCTTTGACTACATGCGGCTGGTGGTgagggagctggagaagcaaCTGGAGGAGGCCTGCAAGAGCTTGGCTGCTTGCCGCCAGTCCCCACGGAGGTCCTCCTCCAGCAGGAAGAGGCACCTTTCCAACCCTGCCTTGCTGCCTCTCCAGGAGAAGCCTGCCGTCCTGGAGAACGGTTATTCCACGTGGGGTAGTGGTGGTGCTGTTCCTGGTGGGGCCACCTGCCCTGACCGTGATGGAGGGCAAGCGAAGCCCCCACCCCTGCCTCCACGCCGGCGCTcagctgccagcagtgctgcGGGGTCCCCGGCACCCGGCCTCTCGCCAGGCATGACCGAGAGCCCAGTGTCACCGGAGACAGCCTGTTTCTCCAAGCTGCACGGCTG GATGTGGATTTCATGGGCTTGCATGATGCGTCTCTTTGGGTGgccaaaaccagcagcaagGCTGAAATGGAGACACTGA